The proteins below are encoded in one region of Myxococcales bacterium:
- a CDS encoding spermidine synthase, with translation MKPRRVIDTTSTPDGATLQLVWERGHYVIRISGVTLMSSEMHGSEEAMAAAAAELLGDRAKSAKVLVGGLGMGFTLRAALDAFGKGARITVAELIPAVVAYNRGVLGPLAERPLADKRVTLYHGDVRDALRVAPWDAILMDVDNGPDAFTTTTNESLYDWLGVKAMAEALAPGGVLVLWSVEANSSFEKSLKRAGLKSESRRVRARLGAKGARHTLFIAQRISF, from the coding sequence ATGAAACCGCGTCGCGTGATCGATACGACCAGCACGCCGGATGGCGCCACCTTGCAGCTTGTCTGGGAACGTGGACACTACGTGATTCGCATCTCCGGTGTGACGCTCATGTCGAGTGAAATGCATGGCTCTGAAGAGGCCATGGCCGCTGCTGCTGCTGAGCTTCTTGGTGATAGAGCGAAGTCAGCCAAAGTTTTGGTTGGGGGGTTGGGCATGGGTTTTACCTTGCGCGCCGCGCTCGATGCGTTTGGAAAAGGTGCGCGCATCACAGTTGCAGAACTTATCCCGGCCGTGGTGGCCTACAATCGAGGTGTGCTAGGACCTTTGGCCGAAAGGCCACTCGCTGATAAACGCGTTACGCTTTATCACGGAGATGTTCGTGATGCATTACGTGTAGCGCCCTGGGATGCCATCTTGATGGATGTTGACAATGGACCGGACGCTTTTACCACCACTACCAATGAAAGCCTTTACGATTGGTTGGGGGTTAAAGCCATGGCCGAAGCTCTTGCTCCAGGAGGCGTGCTCGTGCTTTGGTCGGTCGAAGCGAACTCTTCTTTTGAAAAAAGCCTCAAACGAGCAGGCCTAAAAAGTGAGTCCCGCCGCGTCCGAGCGCGCTTGGGCGCCAAGGGTGCACGACATACTTTGTTCATTGCACAACGAATTTCGTTCTAG
- the genX gene encoding EF-P lysine aminoacylase GenX has protein sequence MLKSNDRTWFSEQNGKRRKHIETRARIPGLRTWYSEQDYLEVQTPSMVPSPGTEVHLDAFVVEAAKNKRFLCTSPEYQMKRLLSAGFDRIYQVAHCFRAEELGSLHEPEFCMLEWYRTQSTLDDVLKETERLIASIHQRLQGSTTLTWKDKRFDLSPPWPRISVQEAFAKYARHDALRLAAEDEEQFYRVLIEQVEPQLGHERPCFLVDYPASMASLAKLKESNPAVAERAEAYIAGIELCNAYGELTDAKAQRQRCLEEQAKRKQLGKAPYPLDEKFLAALEHGLPPCAGNALGLDRLIMLFCNADSLQDVLAFSAERA, from the coding sequence GTGTTAAAAAGTAACGACCGCACATGGTTTTCCGAGCAAAACGGAAAACGCCGAAAACACATTGAGACTCGTGCGCGAATTCCAGGCTTGCGCACTTGGTATAGTGAGCAAGACTATCTGGAAGTGCAAACCCCAAGCATGGTTCCGAGCCCCGGAACAGAGGTGCACCTGGATGCTTTTGTAGTAGAAGCCGCTAAAAACAAACGCTTCTTATGCACCAGCCCAGAATACCAAATGAAGCGGCTGCTAAGCGCAGGCTTTGATCGCATCTACCAAGTCGCACACTGTTTTCGTGCAGAAGAGCTTGGCAGCCTGCACGAACCTGAGTTTTGCATGTTGGAATGGTACCGAACGCAGAGCACGCTTGATGATGTTTTGAAGGAAACCGAAAGGCTCATCGCCAGCATCCACCAACGTCTACAAGGGAGCACAACGCTGACGTGGAAAGACAAACGCTTTGATCTTAGTCCACCTTGGCCACGCATCAGCGTCCAAGAAGCCTTTGCCAAGTATGCAAGGCACGACGCCCTACGCTTGGCAGCAGAAGATGAAGAGCAGTTTTATCGGGTGCTCATTGAGCAAGTCGAACCCCAACTTGGACACGAGCGTCCTTGCTTTTTGGTCGACTACCCCGCATCGATGGCTTCACTTGCAAAACTAAAGGAAAGCAACCCAGCAGTCGCCGAGCGCGCCGAGGCCTACATTGCCGGTATCGAACTTTGCAATGCCTATGGTGAACTCACGGATGCAAAGGCTCAACGTCAACGTTGCCTTGAGGAGCAAGCAAAAAGAAAACAACTCGGCAAAGCTCCCTACCCGCTTGATGAAAAATTCTTGGCAGCATTGGAGCATGGCCTCCCCCCCTGCGCAGGCAATGCCCTTGGCCTAGACCGATTAATCATGCTTTTTTGCAATGCAGACTCGTTGCAAGACGTTTTGGCATTTTCAGCCGAACGCGCGTAG
- the efp gene encoding elongation factor P, which produces MYETSDVKKGLKIQIDGTPYVVVDFQFVKPGKGQAFTRTKMKNMINGNVIEKTYKSGEKLEKADLEERQMQFLYKEGDNYVFMDTGTYDQIQIMEEQMVDAKGYLLDGTMVDVLLFDGKAIGVTLPNFAELQITQTDPGFKGDTATGATKPAIMETGLTVNVPLFVTEGETIKVDTRNGQYVERVKK; this is translated from the coding sequence ATGTACGAAACCTCCGACGTTAAAAAAGGCCTAAAAATCCAGATTGACGGAACTCCCTACGTGGTGGTCGATTTTCAATTCGTTAAACCCGGTAAAGGCCAAGCCTTTACGCGTACAAAAATGAAAAACATGATCAACGGAAACGTGATCGAAAAAACTTACAAGTCGGGCGAGAAACTTGAAAAAGCCGACCTTGAAGAACGCCAAATGCAGTTCCTTTATAAGGAAGGCGACAACTATGTGTTCATGGACACTGGGACCTACGATCAAATCCAGATCATGGAAGAACAAATGGTCGACGCCAAAGGATACTTATTGGATGGTACGATGGTGGATGTTTTGCTTTTTGACGGCAAAGCCATCGGTGTCACCCTCCCTAACTTCGCCGAACTACAAATCACGCAAACGGATCCGGGCTTCAAAGGTGATACCGCCACAGGCGCAACCAAACCAGCCATTATGGAAACCGGCCTTACCGTAAACGTGCCGCTATTTGTTACCGAGGGCGAGACGATCAAAGTCGATACACGCAACGGCCAATACGTCGAGCGTGTTAAAAAGTAA
- a CDS encoding MMPL family transporter, whose amino-acid sequence MGSIVIGNGVNPNIIWLARYFEERRKGKGTNAAIAKTHYGVWGATLTASLAAALAYGSLTITDFRGFRDFGIIGSVGMALCWIGSMVLLPALVRIWENYRPLITKTRKQHRAPYGIFFANLIYQWPKTIVTVSALFGFASIFIVAKAISDDPLEYDINKLRSVQEHNTTSQLLNDRVNEFLSRTASGTVVIIMMAPSPSEAQVLEQKLEKRRDEGKADYGQVRSIYDFLPDHQQDKQLVLADIRKSLLDIKEFASDKQQKTIQDYMPHEHYPLLRVSDLPEALRAPFRLRDGSIGRLIFIEQSDSASNWDGRYLVRWSNDIRAVRTSDNQRPPLAGRPPIFADMLESIWQDGPLAIAASLLATALLLLFAFNRWLRRLLTLGSLLLGILWMGASMALAGIKLNFLNFVAFPITFGNGVDYGVNVMRRYAAEAVRGTERVAAIRYAVEETGGAVVLCSLTTVIGYMSLYASSNQAINSFGAAMAISEVTCLFASVLTMPAIMLLWRRYWNKRQGQNLPQTGAMERELTVPGIITPGARRP is encoded by the coding sequence TTGGGCAGCATTGTTATTGGCAATGGGGTTAACCCTAACATTATTTGGCTTGCTCGCTATTTCGAAGAACGACGCAAAGGCAAAGGCACCAACGCTGCCATCGCCAAAACACACTATGGCGTGTGGGGCGCTACGCTCACGGCATCACTCGCCGCAGCACTTGCCTACGGCTCGCTTACTATTACCGATTTTAGAGGGTTTCGCGATTTCGGCATCATTGGAAGCGTGGGAATGGCCTTGTGTTGGATCGGATCCATGGTACTTCTGCCAGCCCTGGTGCGCATTTGGGAAAATTACAGGCCCTTGATCACCAAAACACGAAAACAACATCGAGCGCCTTACGGCATTTTCTTTGCCAACCTAATCTATCAATGGCCCAAGACCATTGTAACAGTCTCCGCGCTGTTCGGATTTGCAAGTATTTTCATTGTCGCCAAGGCCATATCCGACGATCCCCTTGAATACGACATCAACAAATTGCGTTCTGTCCAAGAGCACAACACTACATCGCAACTTCTGAACGACCGGGTCAACGAGTTTCTAAGCCGCACGGCTTCAGGAACGGTTGTAATTATCATGATGGCACCCAGCCCAAGTGAAGCCCAGGTCCTTGAGCAAAAACTTGAAAAGCGGCGCGATGAGGGCAAGGCCGACTACGGTCAGGTTCGAAGCATTTATGATTTTCTGCCGGACCACCAACAAGACAAACAGCTTGTGCTCGCGGATATCCGTAAATCGCTGCTCGACATCAAGGAATTTGCGAGCGACAAACAGCAAAAAACCATCCAAGATTACATGCCCCACGAGCACTATCCGCTGCTTCGCGTTAGCGACCTACCCGAAGCCTTGCGTGCGCCATTTAGACTTCGAGATGGAAGCATCGGACGTCTGATATTTATCGAACAGTCCGATAGTGCATCAAACTGGGACGGACGGTATTTAGTGCGCTGGTCAAATGACATTCGAGCCGTACGCACGAGCGACAACCAACGTCCGCCACTTGCTGGGCGGCCCCCCATCTTTGCCGACATGCTCGAATCCATTTGGCAAGATGGCCCACTTGCGATTGCGGCTTCACTCTTGGCAACTGCACTTCTATTACTTTTTGCCTTCAATCGCTGGCTGCGACGCCTGCTTACCCTCGGCTCACTTCTCTTAGGCATTCTTTGGATGGGCGCCAGCATGGCTTTGGCCGGCATTAAATTAAACTTTCTTAACTTTGTCGCTTTTCCCATCACCTTTGGTAACGGTGTCGATTACGGCGTGAATGTGATGAGACGTTACGCGGCTGAAGCTGTGCGCGGGACCGAACGCGTTGCTGCTATTCGCTATGCCGTCGAAGAGACCGGCGGCGCTGTCGTACTTTGCTCTTTGACGACGGTGATTGGGTACATGTCGCTGTATGCAAGCTCGAACCAAGCCATTAACTCCTTTGGCGCCGCTATGGCCATTAGCGAAGTGACCTGTCTTTTTGCATCCGTACTCACGATGCCTGCCATCATGCTCCTCTGGCGCCGCTACTGGAATAAAAGGCAAGGCCAAAACCTGCCCCAAACAGGAGCCATGGAGCGTGAACTTACCGTACCCGGTATTATCACGCCCGGGGCCCGGCGCCCTTAA